The following proteins are encoded in a genomic region of Stigmatopora nigra isolate UIUO_SnigA chromosome 3, RoL_Snig_1.1, whole genome shotgun sequence:
- the kif13ba gene encoding kinesin-like protein KIF13B, which translates to MGDPRLDDTNVKVAVRVRPMNRREKELNTKCVVEMVKNQTVLHPALANLGKSDLRNQAKVFAYDYCFWSMDESDKERFAGQEVVFQCLGESLLHNAFLGYNACIFAYGQTGSGKSYTMMGSVDQPGLIPRLCSALFDRTQTEQREQEKFTVEVSYMEIYNEKVRDLLDPKGGRQTLRVREHKVLGPYVDGLSRLAVACYKDIEVLMSEGNKSRTVAATNMNEESSRSHAVFNIILTHTLTDVQSGTSGEKVSRLSLVDLAGSERATKTGAAGERLKEGSNINKSLTTLGLVISALAEQGTAKNKNKFVPYRDSVLTWLLKDCLGGNSRTAMVATVSPAADNYEETLSTLRYADRAKSIVNHAVVNEDPNARIIRELREEVEKLRVQLTQAESMKAPELKERLEESEKLIHEMTVTWEDKLRKTEEVAQERQKQLESLGISLQSSGIKVGDDKSFLVNLNADPALNELLVYYLKEVHTQVGSADSQDIQLCGMGIQAEHCVIDIGADGAVIITPYPNARTCVNGSPASCALQLHHGDRILWGNNHFFRINLPKRRARTGDDEEGDGGAVKKSGSSEQLDADGDSASEASSEVSFSYEFAQTEVMMKALGSNDPMQSVLQSLERQHEEEKRSALERQRQMYEQELQQLRRKLNPDRLSGTLPGPPSAGQQSHYRSMERLSMGGMSHSSSAQSRLRQWSEDREAVLVRSLRRLREQIVRANLLAQEACFISEELERHTEYRVTLQIPSDNLNANRKRDAVLSEPAIQVRRRCRGKQIWSLEKTENRLVDMRELYQEWQDYHQHDNDKPGMRSYFRRADPFFDEQENHSLIGVANVFLSCLFYDVKLQYAVPIINQKGEVAGRLHVEVVRVGGALEDNVAGGDDADNNLDLEIQDRKLVCMIKILQATGLPQHLSNFVFCQYSFWDQPEPIIVAPEVDPASSSPGTKDPHCMVVFDSCKELAVSVSEDFIEYLTEGAVAIEVFGHRQADAGRNPALWDLSIIQAKTRTLRDRWSEVTRRLELWIQILEINENGDFVPVEVVPARDVNTGGIFQLRQGQARRIQVDVRSVQDSGTMPLISEVVLAVSVGCVEITNTIGGPDGDEMDSYQERDLERLRRQWLAALTKRQEYLDQHLQSLVSKAEKNEDDTDREAQLLEWRLTLTEERNAVMVPSAGSGIPGAPAEWVPLPGMETHIPVLFLNLKPDDLSSQDQFEVPDAGGWDATLIGEDEDDFFDLQIVKHYDGEVKAEASWDSTVHECPQLSRGGAWPDSRVYLTVRTVVQLSHPADMQLVLRKRICVNVNPGRQGFAHNFLRRMSARSTIPGCGVTFEVVSNIPGDSPGSEDREMLAHLAANAHSSESADDEAAIEKYLRSVLSLENILTLDRLRQEVTVKEQLAARGRNNRRSLSSPSVNRLSGSRQDLSTTSLLEDKGRWESQQDIFMPFAYHRTLPRPASSPSTYCPPAPTSSSDAIGPTQSQEPGRSGLAASYLSVKALVPQMPKLLKSLFPARDDKKELRPHSQQQHVPRIMSPPGGDENRLKADTAAPPPRAPARDPSDAAPLPAPDPHDGTPLSPLSQSSSGYFSASVSTATLSDVLRPPSSSSSSSSLVLAEPANHDGAAPRRFPSEQKPTDEWLRDGVRVALGTAGKTGIVRYLGAAHFAEGTWVGVELDSPTGKHDGCVGGQRYFQCRPAHGILVRPERLTCRDGRRPPPDPTTATAAPRLPHVPVLKGENRKSWSS; encoded by the exons ATGGGGGACCCCAGACTCGACGACACGAACGTCAAGGTAGCGGTTCGTGTTCGGCCCATGAACCGAAGAG AAAAGGAATTAAACACCAAGTGTGTGGTGGAGATGGTGAAGAACCAGACCGTCCTCCATCCTGCACTGGCCAACCTGGGGAAAAGCGACCTAAG GAATCAGGCGAAG GTGTTTGCTTACGACTACTGCTTCTGGTCTATGGATGAATCGGACAAAGAGAGATTTGCCG GTCAGGAGGTGGTGTTTCAGTGCCTTGGAGAAAGTCTTCTCCATAACGCCTTCCTTGGCTACAATGCCTGTATTTTTGCCTATGGACAAACTG GTTCTGGAAAGTCCTACACCATGATGGGTTCGGTGGACCAGCCGGGTCTCATACCCCGACTCTGTAGCGCTTTGTTTGACCGTACCCAGACGGAACAGCGTGAGCAGGAGAAGTTCACCGTGGAGGTCTCTTACATGGAGATCTACAACGAAAAAGTCCGAGATCTACTGGACCCTAAAGG gGGGAGGCAGACGCTGAGAGTCCGAGAGCACAAAGTTTTGGGTCCATATGTGGATGGCTTGTCTCGGTTAGCAGTGGCTTGCTATAAG GACATCGAGGTGCTGATGTCAGAGGGCAATAAGTCTCGCACCGTCGCTGCCACCAACATGAACGAGGAGAGCAGTCGATCACATGCCGTCTTCAACATCATCCTCACGCACACCCTGACAGACGTGCAGTCTGGG ACGAGTGGTGAGAAAGTGAGTCGCCTGAGTTTAGTAGATTTGGCTGGAAGCGAGAGAGCGACAAAAACCGGAGCGGCGGGAGAGCGACTCAAGGAAGGAAGTAACATAAACAA GTCATTGACGACACTAGGCCTGGTCATCTCCGCTCTGGCAGAACAAGGAACCGCCAAGAACAAGAACAAATTTGTTCCATACCGAGACTCCGTTCTGACATGGTTGCTGAAG GACTGTCTTGGCGGAAACAGCCGCACGGCTATGGTGGCCACGGTCAGCCCGGCGGCCGACAACTACGAAGAGACGCTGTCCACGTTACGCTACGCCGACCGGGCTAAGAGCATCGTCAACCACGCCGTCGTCAATGAGGATCCCAACGCTCGCATTATCCGGGAATTGCGTGAAGAAGTGGAGAAGTTGAGGGTGCAGCTCACTCAAGCCGAG TCAATGAAAGCCCCTGAGCTCAAAGAGCGCCTGGAAGAGTCTGAAAAGTTGATTCACGAGATGACCGTCACATGGGAGGATAAACTTCGCAAAACGGAGGAGGTTGCACAG GAGCGTCAGAAGCAGCTGGAGAGTCTGGGTATTTCCCTCCAGTCATCCGGTATTAAAGTAGGAGACGATAAGAGCTTTTTAGTCAACCTCAATGCGGACCCGGCACTCAATGAGCTGTTGGTCTACTATTTAAAG gaggtccacaccCAGGTGGGCTCGGCAGATTCGCAGGACATTCAATTGTGCGGCATGGGAATCCAGGCCGAACACTGCGTTATCGACATCGGTGCAGATGGCGCCGTCATCATCACCCCGTACCCCAATGCTCG AACGTGTGTAAATGGGTCTCCGGCCTCGTGTGCGCTGCAGCTTCACCATGGCGACCGGATTCTTTGGGGGAACAACCATTTTTTCAG GATCAACCTTCCCAAGCGTCGCGCTCGAACCGGCGACGACGAAGAGGGTGACGGTGGCGCCGTGAAGAAGAGCGGAAGCAGCGAACAGCTGGACGCCGACGGAGACTCAGCCAGCGAGGCGTCCAGCGAAGTCAGTTTCTCCTACGAGTTCGCTCAGACCGAAGTCATGATGAAGGCTCTGGGCAGCAACG ACCCCATGCAGAGCGTCCTGCAATCTTTGGAGAGGCAGCACGAGGAGGAAAAACGTTCAGCCCTGGAGCGACAGAGGCAGATGTACGAGCAGGAGCTCCAGCAACTGCGTCGCAAGCTTAATCCGGACCGCCTATCCGGCACTCTACCGGGACCGCCAAGTGCTGGTCAGCAGTCGCATTATCGTAGCATGGAGAGGCTCAGCATGGGAGGCATGAGCCACTCCAGCAGCGCTCAGAGCCGATTGAGACAATGGAGCGAGGACAG GGAAGCTGTGTTGGTGAGGAGTTTGAGGCGACTGCGGGAACAAATTGTGAGAGCTAACCTCCTGGCGCAAGAGGCCTGCTTCATCTCCGAAGAACTGGAACGTCACACAGAGTACCGAGTCACCTTGCAGATCCCTTCAGACAACCTCAATGCTAACCGCAAG AGGGATGCAGTTCTGAGCGAACCCGCCATTCAAGTGCGACGTCGTTGCCGCGGCAAGCAAATTTGGAGCTTAGAGAAGACCGAGAACCGTCTGGTGGACATGAGGGAACTCTACCAGGAGTGGCAGGACTACCATCAGCACGACAACGACAAACCT GGGATGCGCTCGTATTTCCGCAGAGCCGACCCCTTCTTCGACGAGCAGGAGAACCACAGCTTGATCGGCGTGGCCAACGTCTTTCTTTCCTGCCTTTTCTATGACGTCAAGCTGCAGTATGCGGTGCCCATCATCAATCAGAAAGGAGAG GTGGCTGGCCGGCTACACGTGGAGGTGGTCCGGGTCGGAGGGGCTCTGGAGGACAACGTCGCCGGTGGAGACGATGCGGACAATAATCTGGATTTAGAAATTCAAGACCGCAAACTCGTCTGTATG ATTAAAATCCTGCAGGCTACCGGTCTCCCCCAGCACTTGTCCAACTTCGTCTTCTGCCAATACTCATTCTGGGACCAACCCGAGCCTATCATCGTGGCCCCCGAGGTGGACCCGGCGTCCTCGTCGCCCGGGACTAAGGACCCGCACTGCATGGTGGTGTTCGACAGCTGCAAGGAACTGGCCGTGTCCGTGTCGGAAGATTTCATCGAATACCTGACGGAAGGAGCCGTGGCCATCGAGGTTTTCGGACACAGGCAGGCGGATGCGGGTCGGAATCCGGCCTTGTGGGACTTGAGCATCATTCAGGCTAAAACGCGAACCCTGCGAGACAG GTGGAGCGAAGTAACACGCCGGCTAGAACTCTGGATCCAAATCCTGGAGATTAACGAGAACGGAGACTTTGTCCCGGTGGAAGTCGTTCCGGCTCGTGACGTCAACACTGGCGGGATCTTTCAGCTTCGacaa GGTCAAGCGAGGAGGATCCAGGTGGATGTTCGCTCCGTTCAGGACTCGGGAACCATGCCGCTCATATCAGAGGTCGTGTTGGCTGTGTCGGTGGGCTGTGTTGAGATCACAAATACCATTGGCGGCCCTGATGGAGATGAGATGGACAGTTATCAG GAGCGAGATCTGGAACGACTACGACGTCAGTGGTTGGCAGCACTCACCAAAAGGCAGGAATACTTGGACCAACACTTGCAAAGTCTGGTCAGCAAAGCAG aaaaaaatgaagacgacACAGATAGGGAAGCTCAGCTGTTGGAATGGCGCTTGACACTAACGGAAGAGCGGAACGCCGTCATGGTGCCTTCGGCGGGCAGCGGGATTCCAGGAGCTCCTGCTGAATg GGTTCCACTTCCAGGAATGGAGACGCACATTCCGGTGCTTTTCCTCAACCTGAAAC CTGACGACTTGAGCTCCCAAGACCAATTCGAGGTACCCGACGCTGGAGGTTGGGACGCCACACTAATCGGCGAAGACGAGGACGACTTCTTCGACCTGCAAATCGTCAAACACTACGACGGCGAG GTAAAAGCGGAGGCGTCATGGGACTCCACCGTCCACGAGTGCCCGCAGTTGAGCCGCGGGGGTGCTTGGCCCGACAGCCGTGTATACCTCACCGTGCGGACCGTGGTCCAGCTTAGCCACCCGGCCGACATGCAGTTGGTTCTGAGGAAGAGAATCTGCGTCAATGTCAATCCCGGCCGCCAGGGGTTCGCGCACAATTTCCTGAGGAGAATGTCTGCGCGAAGTACCATCCCTGGATGTGGCGTCACCTTTGAGGTGGTCTCCAACATCCCGGGG GATTCCCCTGGATCGGAGGACCGGGAGATGTTAGCCCACCTCGCCGCCAACGCTCACAGCAGCGAGTCGGCCGATGACGAAGCCGCCATTGAGAAGTACTTGCGAAGCGTGCTCAGTCTGGAGAACATCCTCACCCTGGATCGACTCAGACAG GAGGTAACGGTGAAGGAACAACTCGCTGCTAGAGGACGAAACAACCGCCGAAGTCTGAGTTCTCCATCCGTaaatagg CTCTCCGGAAGCAGACAAGACTTGTCCACCACCTCATTACTGGAAGACAAG GGTCGCTGGGAAAGCCAACAAGACATCTTCATGCCATTCGCGTACCACCGCACGCTCCCACGCCCGGCTTCGTCACCCTCTACGTACTGCCCCCCGGCGCCGACGTCCTCGTCCGACGCCATCGGCCCCACGCAAAGCCAGGAGCCAG GTCGTTCAGGACTCGCTGCCTCTTATCTTTCAGTGAAGGCGTTGGTTCCACAGATGCCCAAATTGCTCAAGTCTTTGTTCCCGGCTCGCGACGATAAGAAGGAACTGAGGCCGCATAGTCAACAG CAACACGTACCACGCATCATGTCGCCACCAGGCGGCGACGAAAACAGGCTGAAGGCGGACACG GCCGCCCCTCCGCCACGAGCGCCGGCCAGAGACCCGTCCGACGCGGCTCCTCTCCCCGCGCCCGACCCGCATGACGGCACCCCCCTCAGCCCGCTCAGCCAGTCGTCCAGCGGCTACTTCTCGGCCAGCGTCTCCACGGCGACCCTGTCCGACGTCCTGCGACCcccctcctcttcgtcctcgtcctcctccctGGTCCTGGCCGAGCCCGCCAATCACGACGGCGCCGCCCCGCGCCGCTTCCCCTCTGAACAGAAGCCGACGGACGAGTGGCTGAGGGACGGCGTCCGCGTGGCCCTGGGGACCGCCGGAAAGACGGGCATCGTGCGCTACCTGGGCGCCGCCCACTTTGCAGAAGGCACGTGGGTGGGTGTGGAGCTGGACTCCCCCACAG GTAAACACGACGGCTGCGTGGGCGGCCAACGTTACTTCCAATGTCGACCGGCGCACGGCATTCTGGTCCGACCCGAACGCCTGACCTGCCGCGATGGCCGACGCCCTCCCCCAGACCCAACCACTGCCACCGCCGCCCCCCGACTCCCCCACGTCCCCGTCCTCAAAGGTGAGAACCGTAAGTCCTGGAGCAGCTGA